One part of the Coturnix japonica isolate 7356 chromosome 22, Coturnix japonica 2.1, whole genome shotgun sequence genome encodes these proteins:
- the TCIM gene encoding transcriptional and immune response regulator, which yields MKAKRRNTASAMSTSLRVSPSVHGYRFDTALRKKAVANIFERVDEESLQKLFKHSGDKKAEERAKIILDTDQDVEEKARALMALKQRRKDKLLQFLKFPKYSIKVH from the coding sequence atgaaagcaaagagaaggaacACGGCCTCAGCCATGTCCACGTCGCTGAGAGTGAGCCCGTCGGTGCACGGCTACCGCTTCGACACCGCGCTGCGCAAGAAAGCCGTGGCCAACATCTTTGAGAGAGTCGATGAGGAGTCGTTGCAAAAGCTCTTCAAGCACTCCGGGGACaaaaaggcagaggagagaGCCAAGATCATCCTCGACACTGACCAGGACGTGGAGGAGAAAGCGAGAGCGCTAATGGCTCTGAAACAGAGGAGGAAAGACAAGCTCCTCCAGTTCCTGAAATTCCCCAAATACTCCATCAAAGTGCACTGA